Proteins encoded in a region of the Hippopotamus amphibius kiboko isolate mHipAmp2 chromosome 11, mHipAmp2.hap2, whole genome shotgun sequence genome:
- the LOC130831966 gene encoding olfactory receptor 2B11-like, with the protein MNSGNASTPKVFILLGFSDRSWLEMPLFIIVLAAYICTLVGNVSIIVVSRVDPHLDSPMYFFLSNLSFLDLCFTTTTIPQLLLNLWGPDKSITYGGCVTQFYMFHFLGATECILLAVMSLDRYMAICKPLRYPVIMHQQFCTFLVVMAWLSGLANSLLQSSLTIQLPLCGNNKVDDFLCEVPVMIKMSCADTKFNVAMLSIVGTFYSLIPLSLILVSYGFIVDTVLRIQSSEGKKKAFNTCSSHVIVVCLFYGPVISMYVQPSATNSQDKNKLMSLFYSLVTPMLNPFIYTLRNKDMKGAMMRLLVSLYHQRRE; encoded by the coding sequence ATGAATTCAGGCAATGCAAGTACTCCAAAAGTTTTCATTCTCTTGGGTTTCTCTGACCGCTCCTGGTTGGAAATGCCACTCTTCATAATAGTGCTTGCTGCTTACATCTGCACACTAGTGGGAAATGTCTCAATTATTGTGGTATCCAGGGTAGATCCTCATCTTGACAGCCCtatgtacttcttcctttccaacctcTCCTTCCTGGATCTTTGTTTTACCACAACCACCATCCCTCAACTGCTGCTGAACCTCTGGGGCCCAGATAAGTCTATCACCTATGGGGGCTGTGTGACCCAGTTTTATATGTTTCACTTCCTGGGAGCCACCGAATGCATCCTTTTAGCTGTGATGTCCTTGGATCGTTacatggccatctgcaagcctttGAGGTATCCAGTTATCATGCACCAGCAATTCTGTACCTTCCTAGTGGTCATGGCATGGCTAAGTGGTTTGGCTAACTCCTTGCTTCAGTCATCCCTCACTATCCAACTGCCACTTTGTGGCAACAACAAGGTAGATGATTTCCTGTGTGAAGTCCCAGTGATGATCAAGATGTCATGTGCTGATACCAAATTCAATGTAGCTATGCTTTCCATTGTGGGGACTTTCTATTCCCTGATTCCCTTGTCACTTATTCTTGTCTCCTATGGGTTCATTGTTGATACAGTGCTCAGAATTCAGTCctcagagggaaagaagaaggcCTTTAACACATGTAGTTCTCATGTTATTGTTGTATGTCTCTTCTATGGGCCGGTAATTAGCATGTATGTGCAACCTTCTGCTACTAACTCCCAGGATAAGAACAAACTCATGTCCCTATTCTACAGCTTGGTGACTCCTATGCTTAACCCTTTTATTTATACTTTGAGGAATAAGGACATGAAAGGAGCAATGATGAGGCTTCTTGTCTCATTATACCATCAAAGAAGAGAATAA